From Camelina sativa cultivar DH55 chromosome 20, Cs, whole genome shotgun sequence, the proteins below share one genomic window:
- the LOC104770545 gene encoding uncharacterized protein LOC104770545, with protein sequence MTRSLCTSCGLRSRHCQCLQQASNTDSDSDSDDASSEGANSDNEETAFKLTPASFCVVYLMYALAFAGLYFILSVPINFFILNPRCYVDVFAESFSVSNPSISNTSADWNVGFTTMSPGSNTCKVYLHTMKSRLIRGGKLISESASPDYFGLLVREKINDVPLPYAVFKTVATPRDGLVLDIRVEVVTSVKIDGGSRYEHGFLILTCGNIPVNFTADPDGNVKGSLLGYMRPCEYKFQQEFPLASF encoded by the coding sequence ATGACAAGGTCTCTTTGTACTTCGTGTGGTCTCAGGAGTAGACACTGCCAATGCCTTCAGCAAGCTTCAAACACAGACAGTGACAGTGACAGTGACGATGCAAGCAGTGAGGGTGCAAACAGTGACAATGAAGAAACTGCGTTTAAACTTACACCAGCTTCCTTCTGCGTTGTATACCTCATGTACGCTCTCGCATTTGCAGGCCTCTACTTCATCTTATCTGTGCCAATaaactttttcattttaaatccAAGATGCTACGTGGATGTCTTTGCTGAGTCATTCTCCGTTTCAAACCCTTCAATCTCAAATACAAGCGCTGATTGGAACGTCGGGTTTACAACAATGAGCCCAGGTAGTAACACTTGTAAAGTCTATCTCCATACAATGAAATCGCGTCTTATCCGCGGAGGCAAGCTAATCTCCGAGTCAGCCAGTCCTGATTATTTCGGTTTACTCGTAAGGGAAAAAATCAACGATGTACCGCTTCCTTATGCTGTTTTCAAAACGGTTGCAACGCCCCGCGACGGCTTGGTTTTGGATATCCGAGTGGAAGTTGTAACTAGCGTTAAGATAGACGGTGGCTCCCGTTATGAACATGGTTTCTTGATCTTGACTTGCGGCAATATACCGGTGAATTTCACGGCAGATCCGGACGGAAATGTGAAGGGATCGTTGCTCGGATATATGAGGCCGTGTGAGTATAAATTCCAGCAGGAGTTCCCACTCGCATCATTTTAG